The Naumovozyma dairenensis CBS 421 chromosome 1, complete genome genome includes a region encoding these proteins:
- the NDAI0A03800 gene encoding uncharacterized protein (similar to Saccharomyces cerevisiae HOC1 (YJR075W); ancestral locus Anc_1.530), with amino-acid sequence MSKTRSTRNIVHLKRLIWIIISLIIAIFLLIRFLNNNNANNLQVILQNLPKEISQSINTVSSKQKSDQEILQKFEKLTKQLKKSQEDQTRQFERQRKILEKKIQELKPPLSDATIREKLTYQFPYDPIEKFPAFIWQTWSNDIKLEQLMEIKDIWDSQNPGFVHEILNDDISEALIHHYYSKVPEVIKAYNYLPSRILKIDFFKYLILLARGGIYADVDTKPLQPVPNWIPEAVVPSKIGLIIGIEHDAKKPDWRSNFVRRLQFGTWIIQSKPGHPILREMVAVITEETLKENEDSLNINVRNDLDIMSWTGSGVWTDVIFKYFNDYMKSGINGKVTWKKFHNMILPRLISDVLIFPEFSFKAPLEFDKTDMKRNLYLVHHEGAKFWKAAPTVEN; translated from the coding sequence ATGTCAAAAACAAGAAGTACAAGGAATATAGTCCATTTGAAACGATTAATTTGGATAATTATCTCCTTAATAATAGCAATCTTCCTTCTGATAAGGTTCCTAAATAACAACAACGCAAATAACCTTCAAGTAATCCTACAAAACTTACCAAAGGAAATATCACAAAGTATCAATACAGTAAGTTCCAAACAAAAATCAGATCAAGAAATCttacaaaaatttgaaaaattaacaaaacaattgaaaaaatcacAAGAAGATCAAACAAGACAATTTGAAAGACAACGTAAAATCctagaaaagaaaatccaAGAATTAAAACCACCATTATCTGACGCAACCATCCGTGAAAAATTAACATATCAATTCCCATATGATCCCATTGAGAAATTCCCAGCTTTCATTTGGCAAACTTGGTCAAACGATATCAAACTGGAACAATTGAtggaaattaaagatatttgGGATTCACAAAATCCAGGATTCGTCCACGAAATcttaaatgatgatatttcaGAAGctttaattcatcattattattccaaGGTTCCAGAAGTCATTAAGGcatataattatttacCTTCAAGAATTTTAAAGATcgatttctttaaatatttaatactATTAGCTAGAGGTGGGATTTATGCAGATGTAGATACAAAACCATTACAACCAGTTCCAAATTGGATCCCTGAAGCTGTCGTGCCAAGTAAAATCGGATTGATTATTGGTATAGAACATGATGCCAAAAAACCTGATTGGAGATCTAATTTCGTTAGAAGATTACAATTTGGTACTTGGATTATTCAATCGAAACCGGGTCACCCCATCTTGAGAGAAATGGTGGCCGTTATTACTGAGGaaactttgaaagaaaatgaagattctttaaatattaaTGTTAGAAATGATTTGGATATTATGAGTTGGACCGGGTCAGGTGTTTGGACGGAtgtcattttcaaatattttaatgattaTATGAAAAGTGGCATTAATGGGAAAGTTACCtggaaaaaatttcataatATGATCTTACCAAGATTAATTAGTGACGTATTAATCTTCCCTGAATTCTCATTTAAAGCTCCATtagaatttgataaaactgatatgaaaagaaatttatatttagtTCATCATGAAGGTGctaaattttggaaagctGCTCCAACTGTAGAAAATTGA
- the MOG1 gene encoding Ran GTPase-binding protein MOG1 (similar to Saccharomyces cerevisiae MOG1 (YJR074W); ancestral locus Anc_1.529), whose amino-acid sequence MSNSSNTSNTPVETPLYGGAITTVIPQGFLDVSMLREVPDTQEVYVNNRSTETQPYNDGLANDESIIIDLLQAVPESNDLDALKLHIEDIVSLNNTTTNNNNSNNNNNETVQKDDTTAPTPAPYQILNIQTDISNTYLGTNCISCIVVESATKWGKQEMKETLITCIGLIRLKEVETDVIITINVPTTEETTTTTTTTIDPNKNLPTNVKASSLLLKQMLSQFKVIDKSLFV is encoded by the coding sequence ATGAGTAACAGCAGCAACACATCTAACACGCCAGTGGAAACCCCATTATATGGAGGTGCCATCACTACTGTCATCCCACAGGGGTTCCTAGACGTCTCCATGTTAAGGGAAGTACCAGATACTCAAGAGGTATACGTTAATAATAGAAGCACAGAAACACAACCATATAATGATGGTCTAGCAAATGATGAATCCATCATCATAGACTTATTGCAAGCTGTCCCTGAATCAAATGATCTTGACGCTTTGAAATTAcatattgaagatatagTTTCCTTAAATAATACGAccactaataataataatagtaacaataataataacgagACAGTACAAAAAGATGACACTACTGCTCCTACTCCTGCTCCATACCAGATATTGAACATCCAAACAGATATATCAAATACATACTTGGGAACCAATTGTATATCTTGTATCGTCGTGGAATCCGCTACGAAATGGGGCAAACAAGAAATGAAGGAGACTTTAATCACATGCATTGGGCTAATAAGATTGAAAGAGGTAGAAACCGATGTTATCATTACCATTAATGTACCAACTACTGAAGAAACAACtacaactacaactacAACTATAGatccaaataaaaatttaccAACTAACGTTAAGGCAAGTTCTCtattattgaaacaaatgTTGTCTCAATTTAAAGTTATAGATAAATCTTTATTCGTATGA
- the DUT1 gene encoding bifunctional dITP/dUTP diphosphatase (similar to Saccharomyces cerevisiae DUT1 (YBR252W); ancestral locus Anc_7.173), translating to MTTSSQSQLKVQLRSTTAKAPTKGSITAAGYDIYASQPTIIPAEGQGLVSTDISFTVPLGTYGRIAPRSGLAVKHGIQTGAGVVDRDYTGEVKIVLFNHSKKDFNVEIGDRVAQLILEKIVDNAELVIVDSLEESLRGEGGFGSTGK from the coding sequence ATGACCACATCTTCTCAATCACAATTGAAAGTTCAACTCCGTTCCACCACTGCAAAAGCCCCAACTAAAGGATCCATCACGGCAGCAGGTTATGACATTTACGCATCTCAACCTACAATTATCCCAGCTGAAGGTCAAGGCCTAGTCTCTACAGATATTTCATTCACTGTCCCACTAGGTACATATGGAAGAATTGCTCCAAGATCTGGTCTAGCGGTAAAACATGGTATTCAAACCGGTGCAGGAGTAGTGGATAGAGATTATACAGGTGAAGTTAAAATAGTTCTTTTCAATCATTCCAAAAAAGATTTCAACGTCGAGATTGGTGATAGAGTGGCTCAATTGATCTTGGAGAAAATCGTAGATAACGCTGAATTGGTCATCGTGGACTCTTTGGAAGAAAGTTTAAGAGGTGAAGGTGGATTTGGTAGTACTGgtaaataa